Within the Phaseolus vulgaris cultivar G19833 chromosome 9, P. vulgaris v2.0, whole genome shotgun sequence genome, the region GAAATGTCATTATGGTGTATGTATTAATGTATAACTCCAacatttaaaattgttttattcttCACCCTTTTCCTATAAAACTCTTCTAATGTCGATGCTGAGTACTATTGAAGTTTATCACTGTATCCGAAGTAGAAAAATGGTATTATTGGCCTTGAACATCAAGGAAACCCTGTTTTTCTATATTGGCGTGTTTATCAGCTGTCAAATAAAAGGAAATCTGCTAAAATAACCCTACCTTTGACTGTATTTTGTATGTCATATTCTATGAGGCTCTGACATGCCTCTTGAATGATGTCCCGTGTTGGACACATGGATCGGATACCGACACTCGTAATACACTTGTAGGACACATATCaatgaagtgtccaattcaaaaaaaatgttggatttatgacaattttagcacagttctaacacaattttaataagGAGAAATACatcaattttctaaaaactcaaatttattgtataaaattttattatgagtataaaaataaggaacaaattcttttgaacgtGTTCCCCTGTTCTCATGttctacattttagaaattatacataTATCTGCGTGGTACGAGTGTCTGTATTAGTGTTTATGCTACATAAGCCATATTTGCTTAAAATACTGTCATGGATACCTTTTTCATTATCAATCAATGCTGAATATGGTTTCTGTCGTTTGTTACTCATGGTATTAGCACAGTGCCACGGGAACTTGGCAAATTTGATTAACTTTTCGAATGTGTGTTTGGATGAGCTTATTTTAGATAAGTAATAACTTTTTTGAGCATCTTTTTACGAGACATTTAAAAGAGTTATTTCTCAAAGATAATCTTACAATGCAGTTTCAATGGTCAAAGCTTTACTTTTTGACCTTTTAGTACATATTTACCGAGACAAACTCACCTTACAGATAGAAAATATTGTTACAGGCCTTCGTGGTTGAGAAGTACAACAGGCCAATGCCCAAATTGCGAAACACAAAACCAGATTCTGGGCGCTATGAGGAAAGGCAGGTTCCTTCTGGCACTTTGAATGTAGCTCAGTTGCGCCATATCATCCTTTTGCATGAAGGCAAGGCTGATGATTACAATGGACGTATGAATGCTCACCAGATTGCTGAAAAATTTCAAGTCAGTGTTGTTCAGATTGAGAGGATCTTGCAATTCTTATCACAACCTCCAGAAGATAGCAGTAAAGACAAGAACGAAGCACCAAGATAGATAACTTTACTGACATTGCTTACTTGTTTTTGTCTTAAAATGGCTGTTCTAAATGGATTTCAAGCGTGGACAAAAGTCTTGGCTATTGAAGAATGTAGTTCGAAAGAAAGGACAATGCCAAGAAGGGCCATAACATCAGATCTTCATTGACTTGTAATGGACTGTATTAGCAGGTGCTTGTGCAGCCCCTATACTTAGATTTCAATGACATCGTGATATCAACAATTGAATTTGTACTTCTGACAGAAATTAACCCTGGATGGCGTGAGTTGCAATAAGGGTTTTGAAACCCCACAGCTGAGctattgtttgttgtttttccTTGTTTCACGACAATTTATAAAACATGAGCAAATTCAGTTTTGTTCTTGCAAGATTTGTAAACTCTGTTATTTAGATTTGCTTACTATTAGACTTGTTCCTTGCAGACATTGGTGTCTTGACATCATAAGCCTCGAATTTAATCACCTAGATCCTAGTTCCTGAGCAAAATTAATTTGGATTGGTTGCAAAACCAGTGCATATAAATTCTAAAACCCTCAAATTGTGCAAGATGAAGTCCAAACAAGGACAGATTTTGAACCATTTTGGATAAATTTGGAAGTAAAACCACCTTAACAAGAATAACTCCACTAACAGCTGAAGGAAAATTGATGTCACCCTGCTAAATCTTACTTTTTACTTGTCTGAATCTTCATCTTAAAAGTGAACAAGAATCGTATCCACTATCTTAAATTAGAATATACCTCTTCCTATCCAGGTGAGGattaaatggattaaaaaagaatgagataaagaaaattaaaaaaaaaaatcccctTAGTAAAAAAATCAAGTCAAAAGAGATTCCAGCCAATCTGATGTCAATTCATAGGCTACAAATGTTACAGCATTAGCTGGTGCAGCTTTGACAGTTGATGGGACTatccctttatatagaccagCCCAACCCTCCTTTTGTAATATTCGCTTTATGGCATCAAACATATTGTTGTATGCATGGTGTTCAACCCGAGCTCCATATCTTGGATGCCTTTGCAGACCTTCAATCTGCATCGAACCAATGAAGAAGATTCATATTTTGCTTATTTTTAATGGAGAAATAAGGGGTTTAACATTCTAACATCTACCTGAAATCTTTTCTTGACCACATCAAGTGGATGAGTGGCGAGCTTGGCAGATGTTCCTGCACCCACTCCACACAGGAAAAGCTGAAAGCTGGAAATGTTTTCTGCAGTAGGATTTGAATATTGACGATGATTCCATGCCTACATTTAACCCACATAATATATGCATATTAAAATtcaagtataaaataatttctcaCTATGAAGTAAGAGTAAAGCATTTATCAGCTGTGTGAAGAAATCTTAATATGATTATTTTGTGAAGTAACATACTTTAATGTACGTTAAGGTAAAAACTATTACTGACATTTGACAGGGAGTTATGAGAGACTTTTATTAATCTATTGTAATTTTATATCTTAATTACCAAAATgggtaaaattttaaaaagttatcaaTGTGTAACTCATGGCAAAGTGACACAACATAGttaaaatttgattatattGAATTCGTGTCACTTTAACACAATTCCAGTTCAAATACAAGATTCGAGTTCAAATACACTAAAGTTGTGTCACGTTTTatctattttgataattttttaaaactttatccAAATTAACAATTAagtgataaaataattttaccaGATTGGTAAAAAATCCGAGTTATGATAATATTTattggaaaaaatatatatctctCCTTCTGTCACTGGCCACTAGCAATTATATTTGGTCTAGTAGAGATGCAGAGCTAAGACTGAGTGTGAGCATAGACAACATTTTGCTCggactaaaatttaaaattaatacaaaCTGCTGCATAGCTTCCTTCTCGGTGCAAATAGCTAGGGCGAACATAATAACCAAACCAACATTCAATACGTGCATGTCATAACTATGTCAAATACAAATAAATGAAATGTTACATAGAAGAACTGAAATATTACCATGGTCCAACGTTTAAATGTGTCATAGGTGCCAAATTGTAGAGCTGCATATGGTATGATCTCAACTAGGGTTGGTGACAATCCAGCATACAAGCCTGGGAAGCCACGAGTCTGGACAATATCGACAAATGCTGTTCTCATGTTTGGATAAACCTGAACAATGGGAAAATATTAGCAAGACATTGTCCCAAAATTGATGCCATGAGGCATCAAGGACCACAACAGCCTCAAACTATGCACTCAAAGGTAGAGTTATATAGTGAAAGGCCAGAAGTGgaagtttttctttttccattctAAAGCTTCTGATACGAAATACCATTAATTGATCAAGAAGCAAAGATGGACACTCCTCACCACAATTGGCAAAATGAATGATCACAGAAGCAACTAATAAAAATGATTCAGTTGTTAGGTAAGGATACACAAATGAATTATATTACATCTCCCATATTTCCCCTTAAACAAGAGTCCTTCTAGGTTTGAAGCAAGGACATGCCAAGCTCACACATGTCTTAGAGTTGAAATTCAATCTTTTTATTGGAAGAATGGTGGTAGCAAGGATCAGATCATAGAGATTCTAATATAATACCATTGACCAACTATTCCAAAACCTTAAATTATCAAGTGAATACATAAGGAATGGTGTTATATCTTTACATTTCTAGCTGGAATTAACAGAAAacacataaaaataaaagtttcaaGTAGAATGGACTGAGAAAGAAGCAGAAGTAAATGGACGAGGGAAGGTCTTTAAAAAGCATGCCAGCAATTTTCCTCATTGACCTTCACAGTTCCCAACTAGTATACATTACAGTAATTTACTTCAAGACCATCTTGTAACATTTGAcgttttaaaatgtttatacCTTTGGTTCACCCTGGGAAGCTAATATGGTTCGGAGAAGATCAAAGGGATATGAGCCTAGAGTAGCAGCACTCCCAGCTATTGCCCCACTCATATAGGATAGATAAGGGCTCAAACTCATGTGATTCTCTGCAGCAACAGAAAGCAAAGCAATGAACATAATAGACCTACAACAGGAAATGCCCAAGTAATTAATAACTCTAGATTGCAGATTGACATGGCTTTGACCTGCTACATAAACAATGAATATACCTTAAACTagatattcaaaattttaacaaCATCAACAAAAATGCTCGGTACACAGACACCTAGGAATAAGTTGCAAATCCATTTGTACAAGCAGACACTAAGAAGACATACCTGTTTTGGAAGAACCAGAGGCATAAGACTTCAACATGTGTAGAACAGTAAATTGTATACTTGTATATGGCATAACCATGAGCAAAGCTGGCACATTCCCCCGCCAAAAACCCTGTAACATGACAGACTTGAGAAAGGGTAATACAGAAAGTTTCCCCATAAAAGACATCAAGAATTCAAGCATTATCAAATATACTGATCTCACCAACAGCTTATTGGAACACTCTTAAGGTAAATAGGAATCAGATGCAGATTACTAACAGAGAGAAGTGAAGTAGGAGGAAAATTAAACAAAAGTAATAGAAGCTGGGTTGTCCTACCCGCATGCCTTCTTCTCTGAAAATATCTTTGCTTGCTTGAACCATGCCGGTATATTTTGAAGTAGTAGTAAAATCCTTGCGTAGTGAATTCCATGAAGATGTGGGTTCTAGTTGAACCTGACAATGAATGTGAATAACAGCTTATTTGAGCTCATTGCTCACCTTGATAAGGGAAAGGCTACAATGAATAGCCATGATGATGAACCCAACTTCCCTAAGTCTCAtattaaaacattaacaaaGTGCAAACAAATCTTATTGTGCAATCATTCCTTTGAGGccacataaattttaaataaaatgatgCCAACAACTGAGTCATACCAGATACATTAACTCAGTAAACTGAAAACCTTTCGGCTTTCAATCACCATGAGGGAATgcaatttttccttttttatagaaaatagaTCTTTTCATCTAAATAGTACActgaaaagaaagaagaaaaagtaaaacTATTTTCAAAATTCCAACCAGAAATGTAAAATAGAATCAGCTTGATGTTCAGAATCTCCCATGTCTGGCAAACAAAGCACTAAAACAAATTTCAAAccataaatatgaaaattttgagaTCCAACATCGCATTCAAGAATGTACCAGACAGCCACACTCCTACGAATCACAAATTAAAGTTGAactgtaaaaaaaaaaccatcatGTCAAACAAACCAACCTTCCTTAGTAAGTTGATGAAAACTTTCTATTTCATACTCCATCATGTGTCTCATCTTTTTAAAGATCATCGTTCCTGTTTAATTGTCATTTTTAAAGTTTGAGACAATATCAGTTGCTCTTTTGTTATTTATACACTCTTACCTTTTACTAAACCTGTAATTAGTTTATGTATTTATGCTTCAATGTAATCGCATTTTTATTGTGATGGTAcaataaaaaatcttataataaatattttatgaaaatcaagaaaattGATTGTAGAAAAATCTCTTAAAAAGTAATCCTTAACAGATAAGTTCACTGATTAGCATTTGTCCATTTTAAAACCAAAAAGAGTTTGACTTAAAACAGTTTCCAAAGCAGGACAAGTACCCGGCAAATGAAAATCACACAGAAAATACACAATTGGGTGAAAGAAACACAAGTCAATGAAACCATAAATGCTAGTTATAACCAAATACTACCTCCCTCCTGAAAAATAACTGACTTCAATTAAAGAGATAATTACACCAAAACTTACTAacaatccaattttttttaaatattcttgtcattaatattgtaaaacgtgcaattaaatatatgaaatgaaTTAAAGTTAGAGACTTTCAGGAAAAAGTTCagtaaaaatagttaaaaatttgcttatattttaagaaaatgcaatcttttacaaacaaaaaaaaatggaacATGAATGAGAAGAAAACTATGTTGAACAGATACAATAAAAGATACCGATATGACACGAACACCTAGATAtgtctaatttttaaaatataaatagatatatatatatattatataattatgaattatataaattgacaataaaaaaaatttgtgtacagatatatttcaaaataattattcgtagcaaaaatatgtttcttactcattcaaaagaatttgttcataatttttataatcataataaaattttatacaataaatttaaatttgaattataataaaatttattcaaaattgtgttagaatttttaaaaattcaataaattatttttaaattaaacacgTGTGGGTGTACTATATACGTGTATTTGTACACAACATTTAAAAGACGTGTTTCAGGATCATAGGAAGAGAGTCTAACCTGAAACCTAATCTTAATAACATCAAGAGGCGAGGTGACGGTCCTGGATACAGCACCGGAAAGAGCTCCAGCGGAGGCATCAATGGCAGCCCGTTTGAGCTGGCTGGGTTCCCCCTCCATTGCAACAAAACCCTCCAATCCCAACTACAACCTGCACCATCACAAACCAAAATCCACAGATGAATAAACCATAAATgaacagaaaacgtcagaattTCCCTTGAATTTTAGAAAGAGCAAGGAGaatagagagagagaaggaGCTTGCCGGCGAGAGATGAAGGGGAAGGAGGCAATGGAGAAGGGAGCGGACATCGGAGACAGGAAAGAGAAGGGAAATTCGTTGGTTGCCGCCTTTTTTGAGTGCCAAGATTTTTTATGCCGCCGACTTCTCCGCCTCTATCTGAGGCGTTGCAGGAATTTAGCAGAGTCTCCGACACAAACACGACAACtaagaatattattaataataaaaagaggaagaaaaataaaccattgaggttttttttttcatgtcgTTTTTGGACCAGACACAGTGTTTTCAGGGATCATGATATTAATTTAGTTTAGTTCAGATTCTTTTTTCCATTTGTAGCTACAACagttagaatatttttttcctaaaataagAGTTAAGAATACTTATAATGTGGTTTTTGTAATCTTTTAACatgttttatcttaattttaatcaataattaattgtttacgttttataattgtgtttttttaattattataattaaaagatatgattataaatgtttatatatatatatatatatatatatatatatatatataaaaaagctCTACTACTGTACTAGGTGTGATATGAAACTTAACATTTCTGTTAAACAAACACTTTAATTATCTaagaaaaagtatta harbors:
- the LOC137820782 gene encoding mitochondrial thiamine diphosphate carrier 1-like isoform X2 → MEFTTQGFYYYFKIYRHGSSKQRYFQRRRHAGFLAGECASFAHGYAIYKYTIYCSTHVEVLCLWFFQNRSIMFIALLSVAAENHMSLSPYLSYMSGAIAGSAATLGSYPFDLLRTILASQGEPKVYPNMRTAFVDIVQTRGFPGLYAGLSPTLVEIIPYAALQFGTYDTFKRWTMAWNHRQYSNPTAENISSFQLFLCGVGAGTSAKLATHPLDVVKKRFQIEGLQRHPRYGARVEHHAYNNMFDAIKRILQKEGWAGLYKGIVPSTVKAAPANAVTFVAYELTSDWLESLLT
- the LOC137820782 gene encoding mitochondrial thiamine diphosphate carrier 2-like isoform X1, whose product is MEGEPSQLKRAAIDASAGALSGAVSRTVTSPLDVIKIRFQVQLEPTSSWNSLRKDFTTTSKYTGMVQASKDIFREEGMRGFWRGNVPALLMVMPYTSIQFTVLHMLKSYASGSSKTENHMSLSPYLSYMSGAIAGSAATLGSYPFDLLRTILASQGEPKVYPNMRTAFVDIVQTRGFPGLYAGLSPTLVEIIPYAALQFGTYDTFKRWTMAWNHRQYSNPTAENISSFQLFLCGVGAGTSAKLATHPLDVVKKRFQIEGLQRHPRYGARVEHHAYNNMFDAIKRILQKEGWAGLYKGIVPSTVKAAPANAVTFVAYELTSDWLESLLT